In Mesorhizobium sp. INR15, a genomic segment contains:
- a CDS encoding type IV toxin-antitoxin system AbiEi family antitoxin domain-containing protein, whose amino-acid sequence MPTNAERRQFLQNLMPEGLPVTKQWLEKQNPDFDRHALDNLVKSRQLTPLASGVYIRPGTHLTWQGVVVALQTIFRTDLSVGGLTALELQGFAHYLPLSQQRAVHLYGKDALPAWLQNALPTVQFVRHNRLASLGGAGLAYREYDTHERSLVDVNIPGQRASAWPFAMSSPERAYLEVLMDVPGAISFEHADQLLQGMTTLSPKRMEQLLRKCTNVKLRRLFYWMAERHSYAWLKKLPKPEALDELGLGSGNRVLARGGRLDPKYRITVPEEMWTPTALTTDKSGS is encoded by the coding sequence ATGCCAACGAATGCCGAACGGAGACAATTTCTGCAAAACCTGATGCCCGAGGGGCTGCCGGTCACGAAACAATGGCTGGAGAAGCAGAACCCGGACTTCGATCGCCACGCGCTCGATAATCTGGTTAAAAGCAGGCAGCTCACGCCGCTCGCATCCGGTGTCTATATACGCCCCGGTACACACCTGACATGGCAGGGCGTCGTCGTCGCGTTGCAGACCATCTTCCGCACGGATTTAAGCGTTGGCGGGCTGACAGCGCTCGAATTGCAAGGCTTTGCGCACTACCTGCCCCTGTCGCAGCAACGCGCAGTCCACCTCTATGGCAAAGACGCTTTGCCAGCTTGGCTACAAAATGCGCTCCCTACAGTGCAGTTCGTCCGCCACAACCGTCTTGCCTCGCTCGGTGGCGCCGGGCTCGCATATCGCGAGTACGACACACACGAGCGATCTCTTGTAGATGTCAACATACCGGGTCAGCGGGCAAGCGCTTGGCCGTTCGCCATGTCTTCGCCCGAGCGGGCTTATCTCGAGGTGCTCATGGACGTGCCCGGCGCCATCTCCTTCGAGCATGCGGACCAGCTTCTTCAGGGTATGACAACGCTCTCGCCAAAGCGCATGGAGCAGCTCTTGCGCAAATGCACGAACGTCAAATTGCGCAGGCTGTTCTACTGGATGGCCGAGCGTCATTCCTACGCCTGGCTGAAGAAACTGCCCAAGCCAGAAGCGCTCGATGAACTTGGCCTTGGCAGCGGTAACAGAGTGCTGGCCAGAGGCGGCAGACTCGATCCAAAATACCGCATAACGGTTCCGGAGGAGATGTGGACACCAACAGCCCTTACTACAGACAAGTCCGGCTCCTGA
- a CDS encoding MmgE/PrpD family protein — translation MQFVAERLAEFVCNSRYEQLSDLVVEKTERAILDTLASIIGGVPTDNAKLSRAAARTCFGDGLAHAWFTDARLHPLGALFANCAAASSLDIDDGHCLAAGHPGAAIIPAVLMEAASLGSDGHDVLAATAIGYDVALRIAAARRFSDTMSFASGQWTGFGVAAAVGWLRRMQVDQLAHAIAIAGTEAPQNLPQGDCQASSVKGSSPWSTVTARFAVDRAGCGMSGPIDMLDRAHAYNVGAITADLGSRWLIAETYLKPYAACRYTHPVIDAVLALVSDRDRGEPIDRIDVEIFPEARKLPNESAPKSLEGGQFSVPFAAALAALRGAEAFRPLRPHSLSDPEVVALGQKVEIRYPDELTGIFPQRTPARVTMVAGGRERVVDVPRPLGDANNPMDQSAVEDKLHDLGRDILSRAELGKLIQAVALLKRGKIAPLLACLDTSEGAALSTS, via the coding sequence ATGCAGTTTGTTGCGGAACGATTGGCGGAATTTGTCTGCAATTCGCGGTACGAACAGCTGTCGGATCTGGTCGTTGAAAAGACCGAACGCGCCATTCTCGACACACTCGCCTCGATCATCGGTGGAGTGCCAACCGACAATGCCAAACTCTCGCGCGCGGCCGCACGAACGTGCTTTGGAGACGGTCTGGCACACGCCTGGTTCACGGATGCCAGGCTGCATCCCCTTGGCGCCTTGTTTGCCAATTGCGCGGCTGCCAGTTCCCTCGACATCGATGACGGCCATTGTCTTGCGGCAGGTCATCCCGGCGCTGCGATCATTCCAGCCGTCCTGATGGAAGCGGCAAGCCTTGGCAGCGATGGTCATGATGTGCTGGCCGCCACCGCGATCGGTTATGACGTAGCTTTGCGGATCGCTGCCGCCCGCCGCTTCTCTGACACGATGAGTTTTGCCAGTGGTCAATGGACCGGGTTCGGGGTGGCCGCCGCAGTCGGCTGGCTGCGCAGGATGCAGGTGGATCAGCTTGCGCACGCAATTGCGATAGCGGGCACTGAGGCACCGCAAAACCTGCCGCAAGGCGACTGCCAGGCCAGTTCCGTCAAGGGCAGCAGCCCCTGGTCGACGGTGACGGCGCGGTTCGCCGTTGACCGGGCCGGCTGTGGCATGAGCGGCCCGATCGACATGCTGGACCGCGCTCACGCCTACAATGTCGGCGCCATCACCGCCGATCTTGGAAGTCGCTGGCTGATCGCTGAGACCTATCTGAAACCTTATGCTGCGTGCCGTTACACGCATCCCGTCATCGACGCCGTGCTTGCGCTGGTTTCAGACCGTGACCGAGGTGAGCCGATTGACCGGATTGACGTTGAGATTTTTCCCGAAGCGCGAAAGCTGCCCAACGAGAGCGCGCCGAAGTCGCTTGAAGGGGGACAGTTTTCGGTCCCCTTTGCGGCCGCACTTGCGGCACTGCGAGGAGCGGAAGCGTTCCGGCCCTTGCGCCCTCACTCCCTTTCAGATCCAGAGGTGGTGGCGCTCGGACAGAAAGTGGAAATCCGCTACCCCGATGAACTTACCGGCATCTTCCCGCAGCGCACGCCGGCGCGGGTGACGATGGTTGCTGGCGGACGCGAACGCGTCGTCGATGTGCCCCGACCTCTCGGCGACGCCAACAATCCGATGGACCAATCCGCCGTCGAGGACAAACTCCACGATCTCGGGCGCGATATCCTTTCGCGAGCTGAGCTCGGGAAACTCATCCAGGCGGTGGCTTTGCTTAAGCGGGGAAAAATCGCCCCGCTCCTCGCTTGCCTTGACACATCAGAGGGAGCAGCCCTCTCCACGTCTTGA
- a CDS encoding AAA family ATPase — translation MRLRRLDLIRYGKFTDRTIDFGPKPESGPDLHIVFGLNEAGKSTALSGYLDLLFGIEERSRYNFLHEYGAMRIGGVLEFAEAQHTLTRTKQRSNSLLNEMGQPVSEMAITAHLAGLSRDAYTTMFSLDDETLEAGGKSILESRGDLGKLLFTASAGLGHASDTLSGLEAEADGLYRKQAHGTELALLKRRLTDLKSRRDEIDTLASTYESLEAERLDATEKYDRTIAERSVLSARLDGIARYLRAGPILADIRRKGAQLAELPDIASPPRTWTGSVTELIDDDASLRTRLSGNIDEVERLTAKIASVDVDEMILAISERIRSLGEGKVRYVSAGLDLPNRRMELQILNNAVATCLAALGRSTERDAAVLLLPAATVGVVRAMVEQRSGIATGVRAARDEAAASLDALQTARERVGEERAVPEPARARLSTALSKASRSGHLVDIRTAREAEDTAKVRWQAALGRLHPWSGNARALAGISVPSARQIGAWKTLAAELGRNRAVLSERLAEWEGNHALLSARLGALRASVDVADDEAAAAIRRARDDAWAKHRGELTGETADDFAVSLARDDSAGAGRLAGASELADIRTTTRSLAEAAADVSRMREQLARVDTDVDTAASEIRAAARDFLGERLEPPPGDLIERVEDLISARTDALAAWEEIELAHKKAERAADEGERTRLELSGALESVGIGSDPGDSLETIAAVAELFVDRQRKVDAQYAEALKTVTAREEDLAARRRAVGVAERREEEWLAGIAEALKGTWLESGLSASGVGAVLDHLAELSKSLQERDALQLRIGKMEADRDNFIVEVTAAAAEAGEPANSDEPEQLAIRLAERLERAERTRETKADFANDLKRLQDTRDILDAEISAHERRKNDVLTVFGVPTLSQVVERDELLRDRDRLRTAVAELKERVSAELTLEGFEQARSVLDGLDFDSLMVEQAEGEQRLRDLDEAIRQQLIRQTRAADKLDAIGGDSAVARIDAERRTVLLEIEDKAVRYIELKLGIMSAGSALRVYRERHRSGMMGRASDAFALITRGQYSGLATQPVKGGEVLIALQRDGQSKIADALSKGARFQLYLALRLAGYYEFAQFRPSVPFIADDIMETFDHVRSEEVFRLFGAMASAGQVIYLTHHQHLCEIAKAVVPGVTIHELG, via the coding sequence ATGAGGCTCCGGCGCCTTGACCTCATTCGCTATGGGAAGTTCACCGACCGGACGATCGACTTCGGGCCAAAACCGGAGTCAGGGCCCGACCTGCATATCGTGTTCGGTCTGAACGAGGCCGGCAAGTCGACAGCGCTCTCCGGCTATCTGGACTTGCTGTTCGGCATCGAGGAACGCAGCCGCTACAATTTCCTGCACGAGTACGGCGCCATGCGCATTGGCGGGGTGCTCGAATTTGCAGAAGCGCAGCACACGCTCACACGCACGAAACAGCGCAGCAACTCGCTGCTGAACGAGATGGGCCAGCCGGTCAGCGAAATGGCGATCACGGCACATCTCGCCGGCCTGTCTCGCGATGCCTACACGACCATGTTCTCGCTGGACGACGAGACGCTGGAGGCGGGCGGAAAATCGATACTGGAGTCGCGTGGCGACCTGGGCAAGCTTCTGTTCACGGCCAGCGCCGGTCTTGGGCATGCAAGTGACACATTGAGCGGCCTCGAGGCCGAAGCGGACGGACTCTATCGGAAGCAGGCGCACGGAACCGAACTTGCGTTGCTCAAGAGGCGCCTTACGGATCTCAAGTCGCGCAGGGACGAAATCGACACATTGGCGTCAACCTACGAGAGCCTTGAAGCCGAACGGTTAGACGCGACGGAAAAATACGACCGCACCATCGCCGAACGATCGGTGCTGTCAGCACGGCTCGATGGCATTGCCAGGTACCTCCGCGCGGGTCCGATCCTGGCGGATATCCGGCGCAAAGGGGCTCAGCTGGCCGAGCTGCCGGACATTGCTTCGCCCCCACGGACCTGGACAGGCAGCGTCACCGAATTGATCGATGACGACGCCAGTCTGAGAACGCGGCTGTCCGGGAACATCGACGAGGTCGAGCGCCTGACAGCGAAGATCGCCTCAGTCGACGTGGACGAAATGATCCTTGCGATTTCCGAGCGCATTCGAAGCCTGGGGGAAGGCAAGGTGCGCTACGTCTCTGCTGGCCTGGACCTGCCCAATCGGAGGATGGAGTTGCAAATCCTCAACAACGCCGTGGCGACCTGCCTTGCCGCGCTGGGACGGTCTACGGAGCGAGACGCTGCCGTGCTGCTGTTGCCTGCCGCCACTGTTGGCGTTGTCCGAGCCATGGTCGAGCAGCGATCTGGAATTGCCACTGGTGTGCGAGCCGCTCGCGACGAAGCAGCAGCTTCCCTCGATGCGCTTCAGACCGCACGAGAGCGGGTTGGGGAAGAAAGAGCGGTGCCCGAACCTGCCAGGGCAAGGCTGAGCACGGCTTTGTCCAAAGCGAGCAGGAGCGGGCATCTCGTAGACATTAGAACAGCGCGCGAGGCGGAGGACACGGCGAAAGTCCGCTGGCAGGCGGCACTTGGACGGTTGCACCCATGGTCTGGAAATGCGCGGGCGCTGGCCGGCATCTCCGTTCCCAGCGCCAGGCAGATTGGCGCCTGGAAAACGCTGGCGGCAGAGCTTGGCAGGAACAGAGCCGTCCTTTCGGAGCGTCTTGCCGAATGGGAGGGCAATCACGCCTTGCTCTCGGCACGATTAGGCGCGCTTCGTGCTTCGGTCGATGTCGCCGACGATGAAGCCGCTGCCGCCATCCGGCGTGCCCGAGATGACGCCTGGGCAAAGCACCGCGGAGAGCTAACCGGCGAAACAGCTGACGATTTTGCCGTGTCGTTGGCGCGCGATGACAGTGCTGGAGCGGGCCGATTGGCTGGCGCGTCCGAGCTTGCCGATATCCGGACAACAACGCGCAGCCTCGCTGAAGCCGCTGCCGACGTCTCGCGCATGCGCGAGCAACTTGCACGGGTCGACACGGACGTGGACACCGCAGCGTCGGAAATACGCGCGGCAGCAAGAGATTTTCTCGGAGAACGCTTGGAACCCCCGCCTGGAGATCTAATCGAACGGGTCGAGGACCTGATCTCTGCTCGCACCGATGCGCTCGCAGCCTGGGAGGAGATCGAGCTTGCTCACAAGAAGGCTGAGCGGGCGGCCGATGAGGGGGAGCGCACGCGCCTTGAGTTGAGCGGGGCGCTGGAGAGCGTCGGCATAGGTTCCGATCCCGGCGATAGCTTGGAGACGATCGCGGCCGTCGCAGAGCTGTTCGTCGACCGGCAGCGCAAGGTCGACGCCCAATATGCCGAGGCGCTCAAAACAGTGACCGCCAGGGAAGAAGATTTGGCCGCCAGACGACGCGCTGTGGGCGTGGCAGAGCGGCGTGAGGAAGAATGGCTCGCGGGCATTGCCGAAGCGCTCAAGGGCACCTGGCTCGAGAGCGGACTTTCCGCGTCCGGCGTCGGCGCTGTCCTCGATCATTTGGCAGAATTGTCCAAAAGTCTCCAGGAGCGGGACGCCCTGCAGCTGCGCATCGGGAAGATGGAGGCGGACAGGGATAATTTCATTGTCGAGGTCACCGCTGCTGCAGCTGAAGCCGGGGAACCCGCAAACAGCGACGAACCGGAGCAGTTGGCGATCCGACTTGCCGAGCGCCTGGAGCGCGCCGAGCGCACGCGTGAAACCAAGGCAGACTTCGCCAACGACTTGAAGCGCCTGCAGGATACACGCGACATCCTCGACGCTGAGATTTCGGCACATGAGCGCCGCAAGAACGACGTCCTGACCGTCTTTGGCGTGCCTACGCTTTCGCAAGTCGTGGAACGTGACGAGCTGCTGCGCGACAGGGATCGTCTGCGTACCGCGGTGGCCGAACTTAAGGAGCGGGTGTCGGCCGAACTCACGCTCGAAGGGTTCGAGCAGGCCCGCTCGGTGTTGGATGGGCTCGATTTCGACAGCCTCATGGTCGAGCAGGCTGAAGGCGAGCAGCGACTTCGGGATCTGGACGAAGCGATACGACAACAGCTTATCCGGCAGACGCGCGCGGCCGACAAGCTGGACGCCATTGGCGGCGACAGCGCTGTTGCCCGAATAGACGCCGAACGTCGTACCGTCCTTCTGGAAATCGAGGACAAGGCCGTCCGCTACATCGAGCTGAAACTGGGAATAATGTCGGCTGGGAGCGCTCTGCGCGTATACCGCGAGCGTCATCGCTCCGGGATGATGGGGAGGGCATCCGACGCTTTCGCGCTCATCACGCGCGGCCAGTACTCGGGGCTGGCAACCCAACCTGTCAAAGGCGGCGAAGTGCTCATCGCATTGCAGCGCGACGGTCAATCCAAGATCGCCGACGCGCTGTCCAAGGGCGCACGTTTTCAGCTCTACCTGGCGCTCAGGCTTGCGGGATACTACGAGTTCGCCCAGTTTCGACCGTCAGTGCCTTTCATCGCCGACGACATTATGGAAACCTTCGATCATGTCCGGTCCGAGGAGGTTTTTCGGTTGTTTGGGGCGATGGCGAGTGCAGGCCAAGTGATCTACCTCACGCATCACCAGCATCTATGCGAGATCGCCAAGGCTGTTGTGCCGGGCGTAACGATCCACGAACTCGGATAG
- a CDS encoding DNA repair exonuclease — translation MAFRFVHTADIHLDSPLRSLALRNADLAELVGDASRQAFVSIVDLCLAERVDALVIAGDLYDGDQTSMKTARFLASQMTRLHQAGIRVFKIRGNHDALSRISKQLTFPETVTIFSGRPQSVLQTAGGLDVMFHGLSFASPKAPESLLPKYPAAREGAVNVGIMHTSLAGSPGHDVYAPCNIADLHSHGYDYWALGHIHLRQVHPGTSTVVMPGIPQGRDVNEAGEKSVTLVTIRDDRSIEIEERLTSIAQFERMNIDLTGTVEWPEVVGRVRSALEDLRASVKSRHAVVRLGLTGTSPLSWALIRDRDLLLAEAEQAAEQTGDTWVEKLELDLAPPRTETVEGVADPIFELAQSMHADASSEAFRAEARAFVHKMIADLPAEGRDFAGKDEVALELFLDRVLASSTDLVTARLKAGGSQ, via the coding sequence ATGGCATTTCGATTCGTACATACCGCCGACATTCATCTCGACTCGCCGCTGCGTTCGCTCGCGCTGCGAAACGCCGATCTCGCCGAGCTTGTTGGCGACGCCAGCCGCCAGGCGTTTGTCTCCATCGTGGATCTCTGCCTTGCGGAACGAGTCGATGCGCTGGTCATTGCAGGCGATCTTTACGATGGCGATCAGACGTCGATGAAAACGGCGCGTTTCCTAGCGTCACAAATGACACGCCTTCACCAGGCCGGCATCAGGGTCTTCAAGATCCGCGGCAATCACGACGCCCTATCGCGGATATCGAAACAGCTGACGTTCCCGGAGACAGTCACGATCTTCAGCGGCCGTCCCCAGTCGGTGCTGCAGACAGCCGGCGGGCTGGACGTCATGTTCCATGGATTGAGCTTTGCCAGTCCCAAGGCGCCGGAAAGCCTGTTGCCCAAGTATCCAGCTGCCCGTGAAGGAGCGGTCAACGTGGGCATCATGCACACCAGCCTGGCCGGATCGCCCGGTCATGACGTTTACGCCCCTTGCAACATCGCTGACTTGCACAGCCATGGCTATGACTATTGGGCGCTTGGTCACATCCATCTCCGCCAAGTTCATCCAGGAACCAGCACGGTGGTGATGCCAGGAATACCGCAGGGCAGGGACGTCAACGAAGCCGGCGAGAAATCCGTCACACTGGTCACGATAAGAGACGACCGCTCCATCGAGATCGAGGAAAGGCTGACCAGTATCGCGCAGTTTGAACGGATGAACATCGACCTGACCGGGACGGTGGAATGGCCTGAAGTCGTTGGGCGTGTCCGATCCGCGCTCGAAGATCTTCGGGCTTCCGTGAAATCCCGTCATGCCGTGGTCCGTCTCGGTCTGACCGGGACCTCGCCTTTGTCGTGGGCGCTGATCCGCGATAGGGATCTGCTGCTAGCCGAGGCCGAGCAGGCTGCGGAACAGACGGGAGACACATGGGTGGAAAAGCTCGAGCTTGACCTCGCTCCGCCCAGGACAGAAACAGTCGAAGGCGTCGCGGATCCGATTTTCGAACTCGCTCAATCCATGCACGCCGATGCCAGTTCGGAAGCGTTCCGAGCCGAGGCGAGGGCGTTCGTTCACAAGATGATAGCGGATCTCCCAGCCGAAGGACGCGACTTCGCCGGGAAGGACGAGGTTGCGCTGGAACTGTTTCTCGACAGGGTGCTCGCCAGCAGCACCGACCTGGTCACGGCACGCCTCAAGGCAGGTGGCTCGCAATGA
- a CDS encoding nucleotidyl transferase AbiEii/AbiGii toxin family protein, producing MDTNSPYYRQVRLLTRILPLVAEEKCFALKGGTAINLFIRDLPRLSVDIDLVYLPMDDRDEALRKIAEALSRIAKAIAKALSDTEIIRSYEDQIDALRLFVTQGGDRVKIELSPVLRGSVFPVELREVSPVVEEQFGYVEMQLLSIPDLYAGKICAALDRQHPRDLFDVKLLLENEGLTEDLVKTFIVYLISHNRTMAELLQPTRKDIAGIYEGEFLRMSQVEVSLDELLDVRERLITRLNQALTDDQRKFLLSFKARRPQWDLLGIEGADELPAVRWKLHNLERMPEERHRRAYENLERVLGQKGK from the coding sequence GTGGACACCAACAGCCCTTACTACAGACAAGTCCGGCTCCTGACCCGCATCCTGCCGCTGGTGGCGGAAGAAAAATGCTTTGCCCTGAAAGGCGGCACCGCCATCAATCTTTTCATCCGCGATCTGCCAAGGCTTTCTGTCGACATCGATCTTGTCTACCTGCCGATGGATGATCGCGATGAAGCACTCCGCAAAATCGCCGAGGCCCTCTCGCGCATTGCGAAGGCCATCGCCAAGGCGCTGTCCGATACCGAGATCATTCGATCCTACGAGGACCAGATTGATGCGCTACGTCTGTTCGTCACGCAGGGGGGCGACCGCGTCAAGATCGAACTCTCGCCCGTGCTGCGCGGCTCCGTATTTCCCGTGGAATTGCGGGAGGTATCGCCGGTGGTCGAAGAGCAGTTCGGCTACGTCGAGATGCAGCTCCTTTCGATCCCTGATCTTTATGCGGGAAAAATTTGTGCGGCGCTCGACCGGCAACATCCGCGCGACCTCTTCGATGTCAAACTGCTGCTCGAGAACGAAGGGCTGACCGAGGATTTGGTGAAGACCTTTATCGTCTATCTCATCAGCCACAACCGGACCATGGCTGAGCTCCTTCAGCCAACCCGCAAAGACATTGCCGGCATCTACGAAGGTGAATTTCTGCGCATGTCCCAGGTCGAGGTCAGCCTTGATGAATTGCTCGACGTTCGCGAGCGACTGATCACAAGGCTCAATCAGGCATTGACCGATGATCAGCGAAAATTTCTGCTCTCCTTCAAGGCGCGTCGCCCGCAATGGGATCTGCTCGGCATCGAAGGGGCGGATGAGCTGCCCGCAGTTCGATGGAAGCTGCACAATCTCGAACGCATGCCAGAAGAACGGCACCGCCGGGCTTATGAGAATTTGGAGCGCGTGCTCGGCCAGAAGGGCAAATAA
- a CDS encoding AAA family ATPase gives MSGVYLTRVRLEQYRTFRQLDIRLRDGPGVLIVQGSNGIGKSSLFDGLEWALTDRIDHFRDADGVKKVGSYLCRWREGTLGPTSVTIDFTGEKSVSRTLSSSDATKSVTGGNIDDITEFLKDENWGRSISGLSRYLLLTHFLGQSTMSRLTNRDPGERFDILKEAAESKEIEDVANALHGKGNTKAVRAYNGRIKLLNDEVVALQAILDTEANLWAGLTGVGAWDDAAATEATHAISRLLDDAAGNKSQTPVVAFDQNTIYALDERLNEQRTRLRSLETGLGDATSALEEWESATRQVLEREAAKAIADGQVTTLTSQHAETSASLEKAKAEEASATGLAEAHRDTLTLLTGLRDARIAQAAAQIRKEAADAARAGAQEAVAHENLTVEALERRLQIVRRIEKDVGRLDERGQLAQTERRNVGLWLARDTKIAELQAAMQSSQLRFPTVDADIEQADVSARNAKTLLDEQNAVLIELRKTVSEMSSAVASVAANLPHDACDCPVCATHFEIKGELQQRAESAAARLAPLVLAQEERVQSASQRSETATNRLDQLKAAKQELITLTEELQSEERARTEVGIGVFGDAAVDRVVAEERQGQLGTSAEEIARLRQRKWYWRNRLNGDFFTPGGEQATAIRRRDQAQLQLNAATQTQSTIAAEFDAAASSVRELVEIVGDFGETQLAEAIRGTQSDLSAAEEKSRQATQARQSIEQQLASFDVALPAARTRQQQSVDQVAAAARRKADAEETWRRLAFAQSEVPDPLSIAVRTTTIGRLRETLREADDLLKQLRDGRAAKALVDNHLAALERLRAAVSGAPNSERLQLRNEAQDRVSAKARLAQATRETKDIAQAASSEILDELAEFNTSYMQPLDTLMKAINMAIMGDPRVGLESYVKNRRVEQRPTKEGEALPAEIASIDARLVHSEGQMAALSVSMLCAASLTYPWSRWRGLVLDDPLQHNDTIHAAAFTDFVCNLVASRGYQVLLSTHDRAQAEFLRRKMASRNLPCAVLNLLGTGQDGVEWTYRSADSVAPLVASA, from the coding sequence ATGAGCGGCGTTTACCTTACCCGCGTTCGGCTCGAACAGTACCGAACCTTCAGACAGTTGGATATTCGCCTCCGAGACGGACCCGGCGTGCTCATCGTTCAGGGCAGCAACGGTATCGGTAAGTCCTCACTATTCGATGGCCTTGAGTGGGCTCTGACGGACAGGATTGACCACTTCCGTGATGCCGACGGCGTCAAAAAGGTTGGCAGCTATCTTTGCCGGTGGCGCGAAGGAACGCTTGGCCCCACGTCCGTGACCATAGACTTCACTGGCGAGAAAAGTGTTTCGCGCACCCTGTCCTCTTCCGATGCTACCAAGTCGGTCACTGGCGGCAACATCGACGACATTACGGAATTCCTAAAAGACGAGAACTGGGGCCGGAGCATTTCTGGGCTCTCAAGGTACTTGCTGCTCACCCATTTCCTCGGACAGTCCACGATGTCCCGGCTCACGAACCGAGATCCCGGCGAGCGATTCGATATCCTGAAGGAGGCAGCCGAAAGCAAAGAGATCGAAGACGTCGCGAATGCTCTCCATGGTAAGGGCAATACGAAAGCCGTCCGGGCCTATAACGGCCGGATCAAACTGCTGAATGACGAGGTCGTCGCTCTCCAGGCTATTCTCGACACAGAGGCGAACCTCTGGGCAGGGCTGACCGGAGTTGGCGCCTGGGATGACGCTGCCGCCACCGAGGCAACCCATGCCATTTCGCGGCTGCTGGATGACGCGGCGGGCAACAAGTCTCAGACGCCAGTAGTTGCCTTCGATCAGAACACGATCTACGCGTTGGACGAGCGTCTCAACGAGCAGCGGACACGACTGCGGAGCCTAGAAACAGGTCTGGGCGACGCGACGTCTGCACTTGAGGAATGGGAAAGTGCGACGCGGCAAGTGCTGGAGCGTGAGGCTGCAAAGGCGATCGCTGACGGGCAGGTAACGACACTGACGTCACAACACGCGGAAACTTCGGCGTCACTGGAGAAGGCTAAGGCTGAGGAGGCCAGCGCGACCGGCTTGGCAGAAGCGCACCGAGACACCCTTACTCTACTGACCGGCCTGCGGGACGCACGGATTGCCCAGGCAGCCGCGCAGATCCGCAAGGAAGCAGCGGACGCTGCCCGAGCGGGGGCTCAGGAGGCAGTCGCCCACGAAAACTTAACCGTGGAGGCCTTGGAACGTCGGTTGCAGATCGTGCGTCGAATTGAAAAAGATGTTGGCCGGCTCGATGAAAGGGGGCAATTGGCCCAGACCGAGAGACGCAACGTGGGGCTGTGGCTTGCTCGGGATACCAAGATTGCGGAGCTGCAGGCAGCGATGCAGTCGTCCCAACTGCGCTTCCCCACTGTAGACGCAGACATCGAGCAGGCGGACGTATCGGCTCGAAACGCGAAGACACTCCTTGATGAGCAGAACGCCGTTCTTATCGAGTTGAGGAAGACGGTCTCGGAAATGTCGAGCGCGGTCGCTAGCGTCGCCGCCAACCTTCCGCACGATGCATGCGACTGTCCTGTTTGCGCGACCCACTTCGAGATTAAGGGCGAGCTACAACAACGGGCAGAAAGTGCGGCAGCCAGGTTGGCTCCCTTGGTGTTGGCGCAAGAGGAGCGTGTTCAATCTGCGTCGCAACGCTCGGAGACAGCCACCAACCGCCTCGACCAATTGAAGGCCGCCAAGCAAGAGCTGATCACGCTCACTGAGGAACTCCAATCCGAGGAACGCGCAAGGACTGAGGTGGGTATTGGCGTGTTCGGCGACGCCGCGGTTGACCGGGTGGTGGCCGAAGAGCGTCAGGGGCAACTGGGGACGAGCGCCGAAGAGATAGCAAGGTTGAGGCAGCGGAAGTGGTATTGGCGGAACCGGCTGAACGGCGATTTCTTCACGCCCGGAGGCGAACAGGCCACTGCCATCAGGAGGCGTGACCAGGCTCAGCTTCAGCTGAACGCCGCAACCCAAACACAGTCGACCATTGCAGCCGAGTTCGACGCCGCGGCATCATCCGTTCGCGAGCTCGTGGAAATCGTTGGTGATTTCGGCGAGACCCAGTTGGCGGAAGCGATCCGTGGGACTCAGAGCGATCTTTCCGCGGCTGAGGAGAAGAGCCGGCAGGCAACGCAGGCGCGGCAGTCCATTGAACAGCAATTGGCCTCGTTTGACGTTGCTCTCCCCGCAGCAAGAACGCGTCAACAACAGTCGGTTGATCAGGTCGCCGCCGCGGCGCGAAGAAAAGCCGACGCCGAAGAAACTTGGCGGAGACTTGCTTTCGCTCAATCGGAAGTACCCGACCCACTCTCGATCGCCGTAAGGACAACGACCATCGGCCGACTTCGAGAGACGTTAAGAGAAGCCGACGATTTGCTGAAGCAGCTGCGAGACGGTCGAGCTGCCAAAGCTCTGGTAGATAATCATCTGGCTGCATTAGAGCGGTTGCGGGCTGCGGTAAGTGGCGCCCCGAACAGCGAGAGACTGCAGCTTCGTAACGAGGCGCAGGATCGGGTGTCTGCCAAGGCTAGGCTCGCACAGGCAACCCGGGAGACTAAGGATATCGCCCAGGCCGCGAGCTCAGAAATTCTCGACGAACTGGCGGAATTCAACACCAGCTACATGCAGCCTCTCGACACCCTCATGAAGGCCATCAACATGGCAATCATGGGCGATCCGAGGGTGGGGTTGGAGTCATACGTTAAGAACCGTCGCGTCGAACAGCGGCCAACAAAAGAGGGAGAGGCCCTCCCTGCTGAGATCGCGTCAATAGATGCACGGTTGGTACACAGCGAAGGCCAGATGGCAGCCTTGTCTGTCAGTATGCTGTGTGCTGCCAGCCTGACCTACCCATGGTCTCGCTGGCGGGGGTTGGTCCTGGATGACCCGCTTCAGCACAACGACACCATCCACGCCGCCGCTTTCACGGATTTCGTCTGCAACCTTGTGGCGAGCCGTGGATATCAGGTGCTCTTGTCAACTCACGACCGCGCTCAGGCAGAGTTTCTGAGGCGGAAGATGGCATCTCGAAACCTGCCTTGCGCCGTCCTCAATCTGCTGGGGACCGGGCAAGACGGTGTCGAATGGACCTACCGATCGGCAGACAGCGTGGCGCCCTTAGTCGCATCCGCATAA